One Anthonomus grandis grandis chromosome 12, icAntGran1.3, whole genome shotgun sequence DNA window includes the following coding sequences:
- the LOC126743365 gene encoding AMP deaminase 2 isoform X5 — protein sequence MSSRGVNLSPECEETELVLVNSPVFIKVSSFVDEDNPGSDSPSSFINPAQFSETEPELPNEISAPYEVPQFPIEQIEKKLQIQRQLTNKALEDRRSHYEPSVAGAPEVDELDDHELYVPHFQRVSISGEDTSGVPLEDLERASKLLIQALDIRKRYMSMSHQSFSSTVSRFLDPDKEQQQHDEKQTIEEHGIHHPPTTKPWEAPETPETHEVFVNKDGVYNVYENEGAVKDGKPYEYVYPDVIQFTTDFYNMCNMIADGPLKSFCYRRLSYLSSKFQLHVLLNELRELASQKAVPHRDFYNIRKVDTHIHAASCMNQKHLLRFIKKTLKNNADEVVTVSNGKQMTLKEVFQSMNLTPFDLTVDMLDVHADRNTFHRFDKFNAKYNPIGESRLREVFLKTDNFIKGKYFASIIKEVASDLEESKYQNVELRLSIYGKSKDEWDKLAAWAIDSNVYSDNVRWLIQTPRLFDIFKLNKVLNNFQQVIDNIFLPLFEVTARPSSHPELHKFLQYVIGFDSVDDESKPEKNPLFDKDTPKPEEWSDKENPNYAYYMYYMYANLSVLNHFRAEKGLAPFVLRPHCGEAGPVQHLVCGYMLSENISHGLLLRKVPVLQYLYYLAQIGIAMSPLSNNSLFLNYHRNPLPEYLARGLVVSLSTDDPLQFHFTKEPLMEEYSIAAQVWKLSSCDMCELARNSVLMSGFQHKTKQYWLGPNYTKEGVAGNDIARTNVPDIRVAFRYETLIDELSNIFKNHKLEMEARELNKKCCDVLKP from the exons gtAGCGACAGCCCTTCATCCTTTATTAACCCCGCCCAGTTTTCCGAGACGGAACCGGAGCTGCCCAACGAAATTTCCGCACCCTATGAAGTACCCCAGTTCCCCATCGAACAAATCGAGAAAAAACTACAGATCCAGCGACAACTGACTaataa AGCCTTAGAAGACAGACGTAGCCACTATGAACCGTCGGTGGCAGGCGCTCCAGAGGTGGACGAGCTGGACGACCACGAACTCTACGTGCCCCACTTCCAAAGAGTTTCCATATCTGGAGAGGACACCAGCGGC GTGCCTTTGGAGGATCTGGAACGTGCCTCCAAGTTACTCATCCAGGCCCTGGACATCAGGAAGCGGTACATGAGCATGTCGCATCAGAGTTTCTCGTCGACGGTGTCCAGGTTCCTGGATCCGGATAAGGAGCAGCAGCAGCACGACGAGAAACAAACGATCGAAG AACACGGCATTCATCATCCGCCCACTACTAAGCCCTGGGAGGCCCCCGAAACGCCGGAGACCCACGAGGTTTTCGTAAACAAAGATGGCGTCTATAACGTGTATGAAAACGAGGGGGCCGTCAAGGACGGGAAGCCCTACGAGTACGTTTACCCGGACGTCATCCAGTTTACCAccgatttttataatatgtgtAATATGATTGCCGACGGACCTCT CAAATCGTTCTGCTACCGACGTCTCAGCTACCTCTCGTCCAAGTTCCAGCTGCACGTGCTCCTCAACGAGCTCCGCGAGTTGGCCTCCCAAAAGGCGGTGCCCCACCGCGACTTCTACAACATCCGCAAGGTGGACACGCACATCCACGCCGCCTCCTGCATGAACCAGAAGCACCTGCTGCGGTTCATCAAGAAAACCCTGAAGAACAACGCGGACGAGGTGGTGACGGTGAGCAACGGGAAACAGATGACTTTGAAGGAGGTCTTCCAG TCAATGAACTTGACCCCGTTCGATCTCACCGTTGATATGCTCGACGTGCATGCCGATCGAAACACTTTTCATCGTTTCGATAAGTTTAATGCCAAATATAACCCGATCGGGGAGAGCAGACTGAGGGAGGTCTTCCTTAAGACGGACAATTTTATTAag GGCAAATACTTTGCGAGCATCATCAAAGAGGTAGCGAGCGACTTGGAAGAATCCAAGTATCAGAACGTCGAGCTCAGGCTGAGCATTTACGGGAAGAGCAAGGACGAGTGGGATAAACTCGCTGCCTGGGCCATCGATTCTAACGTTTATTCTGATAATGTGCGTTGGCTCATTCAGACACCGAGACTTTT TGACATATTTAAACTGAACAAAGTCCTGAACAACTTCCAACAAGTGATCGACAACATATTCCTGCCACTGTTCGAGGTGACCGCCAGACCCAGTTCCCATCCGGAACTGCACAAATTCCTGCAGTACGTCATCGGGTTCGATTCCGTGGACGACGAAAGTAAACCGGAAAAGAACCCGCTGTTCGACAAAGACACCCCGAAGCCCGAAGAGTGGTCCGACAAAGAGAACCCCAATTACGCCTACTACATGTACTACATGTACGCGAACCTATCGGTCCTGAACCACTTTAGAGCGGAAAAGGGCTTGGCCCCGTTCGTTTTGAGACCCCATTGTGGGGAGGCGGGACCCGTGCAACACTTGGTTTGCGGTTATATGCTCTCGGAGAATATCTCCCACGGACTGTTGCTCAGAAAAGTGCCGGTGTTACAATATTTATACTATTTGGCTCAAATCGGTATAGCGATGTCGCCCCTGTCCAATAACAGTTTGTTTTTGAACTACCATAGGAACCCTTTGCCTGAATATCTGGCCAGGGGATTGGTGGTCTCGCTATCCACCGACGATCCCTTGCAATTCCACTTCACCAAAGAACCGTTGATGGAGGAGTATTCGATCGCGGCCCAGGTGTGGAAACTGTCCAGTTGCGACATGTGCGAACTGGCGAGGAACAGCGTCCTAATGTCCGGTTTTCAACATAAAACCAAACAGTATTGGTTGGGGCCGAATTACACCAAAGAGGGAGTGGCAGGGAACGATATCGCTAGGACCAATGTGCCGGATATCCGGGTGGCTTTTCGATACGAGACCCTTATCGATGAGTTGtcgaatattttcaaaaatcacaaGTTGGAAATGGAGGCGAGGGAATTGAATAA AAAATGTTGTGATGTTCTGAAGCCTTAA
- the LOC126743365 gene encoding AMP deaminase 2 isoform X6, producing MFFYNEPHMVTPESKGRRKGRFKQTFALLVPLEDLERASKLLIQALDIRKRYMSMSHQSFSSTVSRFLDPDKEQQQHDEKQTIEDEGYVQLLTRTARTSFDDVLIQSLTKEEIELLLNSDQAFPEHGIHHPPTTKPWEAPETPETHEVFVNKDGVYNVYENEGAVKDGKPYEYVYPDVIQFTTDFYNMCNMIADGPLKSFCYRRLSYLSSKFQLHVLLNELRELASQKAVPHRDFYNIRKVDTHIHAASCMNQKHLLRFIKKTLKNNADEVVTVSNGKQMTLKEVFQSMNLTPFDLTVDMLDVHADRNTFHRFDKFNAKYNPIGESRLREVFLKTDNFIKGKYFASIIKEVASDLEESKYQNVELRLSIYGKSKDEWDKLAAWAIDSNVYSDNVRWLIQTPRLFDIFKLNKVLNNFQQVIDNIFLPLFEVTARPSSHPELHKFLQYVIGFDSVDDESKPEKNPLFDKDTPKPEEWSDKENPNYAYYMYYMYANLSVLNHFRAEKGLAPFVLRPHCGEAGPVQHLVCGYMLSENISHGLLLRKVPVLQYLYYLAQIGIAMSPLSNNSLFLNYHRNPLPEYLARGLVVSLSTDDPLQFHFTKEPLMEEYSIAAQVWKLSSCDMCELARNSVLMSGFQHKTKQYWLGPNYTKEGVAGNDIARTNVPDIRVAFRYETLIDELSNIFKNHKLEMEARELNKKCCDVLKP from the exons atgtttttttataatgagcCCCATATGGTGACCCCCGAGAGTAAAGGGAGGCGCAAGGGCAGGTTCAAACAGACATTTGCTTTGTTG GTGCCTTTGGAGGATCTGGAACGTGCCTCCAAGTTACTCATCCAGGCCCTGGACATCAGGAAGCGGTACATGAGCATGTCGCATCAGAGTTTCTCGTCGACGGTGTCCAGGTTCCTGGATCCGGATAAGGAGCAGCAGCAGCACGACGAGAAACAAACGATCGAAG ATGAGGGATACGTTCAGCTGTTGACCAGAACGGCGAGAACATCGTTCGACGACGTTCTCATTCAGTCCCTGACCAAAGAAGAGATCGAGTTACTTTTAAACTCTGATCAAGCTTTCCCAG AACACGGCATTCATCATCCGCCCACTACTAAGCCCTGGGAGGCCCCCGAAACGCCGGAGACCCACGAGGTTTTCGTAAACAAAGATGGCGTCTATAACGTGTATGAAAACGAGGGGGCCGTCAAGGACGGGAAGCCCTACGAGTACGTTTACCCGGACGTCATCCAGTTTACCAccgatttttataatatgtgtAATATGATTGCCGACGGACCTCT CAAATCGTTCTGCTACCGACGTCTCAGCTACCTCTCGTCCAAGTTCCAGCTGCACGTGCTCCTCAACGAGCTCCGCGAGTTGGCCTCCCAAAAGGCGGTGCCCCACCGCGACTTCTACAACATCCGCAAGGTGGACACGCACATCCACGCCGCCTCCTGCATGAACCAGAAGCACCTGCTGCGGTTCATCAAGAAAACCCTGAAGAACAACGCGGACGAGGTGGTGACGGTGAGCAACGGGAAACAGATGACTTTGAAGGAGGTCTTCCAG TCAATGAACTTGACCCCGTTCGATCTCACCGTTGATATGCTCGACGTGCATGCCGATCGAAACACTTTTCATCGTTTCGATAAGTTTAATGCCAAATATAACCCGATCGGGGAGAGCAGACTGAGGGAGGTCTTCCTTAAGACGGACAATTTTATTAag GGCAAATACTTTGCGAGCATCATCAAAGAGGTAGCGAGCGACTTGGAAGAATCCAAGTATCAGAACGTCGAGCTCAGGCTGAGCATTTACGGGAAGAGCAAGGACGAGTGGGATAAACTCGCTGCCTGGGCCATCGATTCTAACGTTTATTCTGATAATGTGCGTTGGCTCATTCAGACACCGAGACTTTT TGACATATTTAAACTGAACAAAGTCCTGAACAACTTCCAACAAGTGATCGACAACATATTCCTGCCACTGTTCGAGGTGACCGCCAGACCCAGTTCCCATCCGGAACTGCACAAATTCCTGCAGTACGTCATCGGGTTCGATTCCGTGGACGACGAAAGTAAACCGGAAAAGAACCCGCTGTTCGACAAAGACACCCCGAAGCCCGAAGAGTGGTCCGACAAAGAGAACCCCAATTACGCCTACTACATGTACTACATGTACGCGAACCTATCGGTCCTGAACCACTTTAGAGCGGAAAAGGGCTTGGCCCCGTTCGTTTTGAGACCCCATTGTGGGGAGGCGGGACCCGTGCAACACTTGGTTTGCGGTTATATGCTCTCGGAGAATATCTCCCACGGACTGTTGCTCAGAAAAGTGCCGGTGTTACAATATTTATACTATTTGGCTCAAATCGGTATAGCGATGTCGCCCCTGTCCAATAACAGTTTGTTTTTGAACTACCATAGGAACCCTTTGCCTGAATATCTGGCCAGGGGATTGGTGGTCTCGCTATCCACCGACGATCCCTTGCAATTCCACTTCACCAAAGAACCGTTGATGGAGGAGTATTCGATCGCGGCCCAGGTGTGGAAACTGTCCAGTTGCGACATGTGCGAACTGGCGAGGAACAGCGTCCTAATGTCCGGTTTTCAACATAAAACCAAACAGTATTGGTTGGGGCCGAATTACACCAAAGAGGGAGTGGCAGGGAACGATATCGCTAGGACCAATGTGCCGGATATCCGGGTGGCTTTTCGATACGAGACCCTTATCGATGAGTTGtcgaatattttcaaaaatcacaaGTTGGAAATGGAGGCGAGGGAATTGAATAA AAAATGTTGTGATGTTCTGAAGCCTTAA